In the genome of Entelurus aequoreus isolate RoL-2023_Sb linkage group LG08, RoL_Eaeq_v1.1, whole genome shotgun sequence, one region contains:
- the LOC133655949 gene encoding uncharacterized protein LOC133655949, whose product MAANYRVPPKFDETRPYECWKNEVNIWARVTELDKKKQALAVALGLEGRAKDIAMEIPADDLDKDTGMATLLAKLDGVFQQEEKDRAYEAYSQFDRLMKDSSVSMADYIIDFEQRYNRIKKYDMALPDAVLAFKLLDTACLDEKNRQLALTACPDLKFASMKSALKRIFGAKTAPGLSHGIQLNQDAAFFTEQRQRQGQGRRNTFQQKSERTPLPGTNPLDKFGKRSRCAVCQSTFHWAKDCPYKKNEQVRLTEDENVEEVNITLLTNDPMSDAEIFITESLGSAIIDTACTRTVCGEKWLDSYVSCLSQEQTDKMMRTENTSSRPFRFGDGNLVYSTRKVKLPAKIGQTKCHIETEVVNADIPLLLSKSSLKKAGTVLDMENDRAVMFKQQIPLEFTSSGHYCVDIRDKNSTTQQMKDDVILAATAEDEVLTVTENMSSAEKRKILLKLHKQFGHASADRLQRLIQSSGNKDKDCLTILQQIVHDCDICQRYSKAKPRPAVGLPLATEYNETVAVDLHELEPGVWYLHVIDQFTRFSAGSIVKTKKASEMVNALIHTWISVHGPPRILYSDNGGEFNNEEFRDMAENFNIETRTTAGYSPWSNGLLERHNQTLTDILLK is encoded by the exons ATGGCTGCGAACTACAGAGTACCGCCGAAGTTTGACGAAACCAGGCCGTATGAATGTTGGAAAAATGAAGTTAACATATGGGCACGAGTTACCGAACTCGACAAGAAGAAGCAGGCGCTTGCTGTGGCTTTGGGTCTGGAAGGACGAGCCAAGGATATCGCTATGGAGATACCAGCAGACGACTTGGACAAAGACACTGGTATGGCGACATTACTAGCAAAACTGGACGGTGTGTTTCAGCAAGAAGAAAAGGACCGCGCGTACGAAGCGTATTCCCAGTTTGATCGTTTAATGAAAGACAGTTCCGTTTCAATGGCAGACTACATAAttgactttgagcagcgatacaaccGAATTAAAAAGTACGACATGGCGCTTCCAGATGCTGTGTTAGCCTTCAAGTTGTTGGACACGGCCTGCCTCGATGAGAAAAACAGACAACTTGCACTAACGGCGTGCCCCGACCTAAAGTTTGCGTCCATGAAGTCGGCACTCAAGCGGATTTTTGGAGCGAAAACGGCGCCAGGTTTGTCGCACGGGATTCAACTAAACCAAGATGCAGCTTTCTTCACTGAACAACGACAACGACAAGGACAGGGAAGACGGAACACGTTTCAACAGAAGAGTGAAAGGACACCGTTGCCGGGCACCAACCCATTGGATAAGTTCGGTAAGCGTTCAAGATGTGCCGTTTGTCAAAGCACATTTCATTGGGCCAAGGACTGTCCTTACAAGAAGAACGAACAAGTAAGACTAACAGAAGACGAAAATGTAGAAGAAGTTAACATAACGTTGTTGACAAATGACCCTATGTCTGACGCTGAGATTTTCATAACTGAATCCCTGGGATCAGCCATCATAGACACGGCATGCACTCGTACAGTATGTGGGGAGAAATGGCTTGACAGTTATGTTAGTTGTCTCAGTCAAGAGCAGACAGACAAAATGATGAGGACAGAAAACACCAGTTCAAGACCATTTCGTTTTGGAGATGGCAACTTAGTATATTCCACCAGAAAAGTGAAACTACCTGCCAAAATAGGACAAACAAAATGTCACATTGAGACAGAAGTGGTCAACGCTGACATTCCACTGCTGCTGAGTAAGTCCTCACTGAAGAAGGCAGGAACTGTTTTAGATATGGAGAATGACAGAGCAGTGATGTTTAAACAGCAGATTCCTCTTGAGTTCACCAGCTCAGGACACTACTGTGTGGACATAAGAGACAAAAACAGCACAACACAGCAAATGAAAGATGACGTGATACTTGCAGCGACAGCTGAAGATGAAGTCCTGACAGTGACAGAAAACATGTCTTCAGCCGAAAAGCGCAAAATCCTTCTCAAGCTACACAAACAGTTTGGCCACGCATCTGCAGACAGGCTGCAGAGGCTAATTCAAAGCTCGGGTAATAAAGACAAGGACTGCCTCACTATTTTGCAACAAATAGTGCATGATTGTGACATATGTCAGAGATACAGCAAAGCGAAGCCGAGGCCAGCTGTTGGTCTGCCTCTAGCTACAGAATATAATGAGACGGTGGCGGTGGACCTGCATGAGTTGGAGCCAGGAGTGTGGTATCTACATGTGATCGACCAATTCACCCGGTTCAGTGCAGGAAGCATTGTGAAGACAAAGAAGGCCTCTGAAATGGTCAACGCCCTCATCCACACATGGATAAGTGTTCACGGCCCTCCTCGTATTTTGTACAGCGACAACGGTGGAGAGTTCAATAATGAAGAGTTTCGTGACATGGCCGAAAACTTCAACATCGAGACGAGGACAACAGCAGGATACAGTCCCTGGAGCAACGGGCTGTTGGAGAGACACAATCAGACTCTCACCGACATCCTACTGAAG TGA